The nucleotide window aattatttattaattacatggtttattaatttacttattttttctCAACGGCAATGACCTGGGTTTTGTTTCTAGGTTTCATTCAGGCACATTAGGATTGCAGCACGAGCAAGTGGCCAATTTCTGGTTGGGTGGATGGAGAAGACTGATTCATTCATATGAAAACCTAGGATAGAAACTTATGGCCCTGAGGAGACGCTATCCTCAAATTGAGTGACTGCTGGCCACGCTGAGGGACATTGTACAGCAGGGAGAATAGTCAGTCATCATGAGCTATGAAGAGGGGATGTTGTGAACATCTGTACTGGACTgatggatggatttttgaaactCCTTTTATCAGAGCTCAGAGTGGCTGGTACACACAGCAAAACTCAAATCAATTGAAATGATTATCTCTTCTGAATGGCTCGCTCTGGCTGATGGAGATTGATTTTACAAACTAACTCATAGAATTTCCACGGAGTAACCTCAGTTACATCACTCGATTCCAAGGGATTTCcttaattttgaaactattctctgacatggaacttttgaaatctttccagctgcaggttcCAGCAGATTTTAATATTGTAATCAATAAGACTGTTTCAGggctaaatattttttaatgagtCATTAATAATTTAAGGATTTTATTGTTGTCCTGTGTTATTTGGGAGAGGTTCAATGTCTCTGCATCTGGAGTGACACCTTTGCTGTGGGATCTGAATCCATGTTCATCTATTGCTCTCTTTCACTGATGTTTGATGACTAGCATCGGAACGGTGGGCAGACGGCacactctgtgctgtaaatctgtatAACTCGGTCCATctgtatggctttatgacccttgctttccttgatcacctctctgccattgtcaaacttccactgcctccaatcatGCATGTATTTTAGATTCTGTTGCAGGCTATACATTTACTGTGTCTTCTCCCACTGCCCATCCCCTCACTATGTGCGACTGGCTTACCAGCATGATGTTCCCACATTATCTTTCACAGGAATTGTTTCTTAAGTGCAACAGTTCACCTGTTTTCCACTTCGGAGACAATATTAACAATCACATtctgcagcattcctcacctccacctaaaggttgggagattttggcaaacagcattttcttttgtctcttcacAATAGATAACGCATTAGCCACAGCCAACCAGTTTGTGCTTACAGTGCTCAAATATTAATAGTGCccaattaatattaataacaCCTCCTTCCACTCAACCAGACAGGGGCCAGCCCTTCTTTAGTTGAGGTCTCCAGTGATGctttgaaaaatcagagtcaatctgtctgcgtgaaatttaaacaaagtttggtcatcatctaactggtgcattttcctttgcaatgccttgaccaatcagagtctattATTCGCCCAGGTCAGTACAGTATAAAACGTTTGCTCCCTTTCCATTGGTGCTTATTGTGAATGAACCGaaatgtgcaagacaaaaagctttgatgaaacttgccttttttgcatacagttggacattattgaactgttgtACATTGTTGTGGCTCGGCCTCTCTCACAATGCCACCACACAAGGCCTTATAGATGATTATGGAGGAACAATGTGTATTGTGgttgattaattatttcaataaataaagagaggacagAACTGTGAGCATCGGCCCCTTATAAAATGAGCTTTGTAAAGGGTAACATTGAGGAGctaggaaagggcaggagagttaaacaaatactttccaacaatattcacattagggcattcttgcaactttaaaatacacaaaaatagacaagcagcaaaaaggggaggaaataaccataacaggagaaaacatactgtggtcaatgaagtatttcaaaagataaaaagagaagagaactgtgaacatcggccccttagagaatgagatttgtcagtgataatgaggagccaggaaagagcaggggagttaaacaaataattttaatcaatcttcacagtagggaacacttacaacattacaaaaaaattgagtagttcagcagcacaaaaggggaggaaagaaccataatattgatcagaagagaaaaagtatttgggaaaataataaccattgacaaagaaaatagagGTCGGCCGTTTGgtcattcaagcctgctccaacatttaacacgatcgtggctgatcatccatctgttcctgctttctctccatacttggATTCCTTTCACCCCAACAAttatatccaaatccttcttaaatacattcaatgttttggcttcaggtgctttctgtggcagataattccagaggtgaggaaatttcttcttatctcagtcctaaatagcttgtCGATGACAGGTTAAAGAGACACTAGGATCCcatctttatgctcccatgtaTGCCCATATCCTAAAAGTCATGGTTCTGGACACCCTGTTTATTGAGAACAGCCTTCCTCTGTTTATCCTGTGGAGCCCTGTCGGAATTCTTTTGTTTCTATGAAAGACCACTCTTCTGAACtcgagtgaatatagtcctaactgatccagtctttcttcacatgtcagtcctgtcatcccaggaatcattctggtcaaccttcattgtactccattcacagccaaagcattcttccacaagaataatgagaccaaaattgcacacaagaatccagctatgggctcactgagacctgtggaatcacagaaggacgttcctgctcctgtatctgaATCCTCTTGTTAAGAAGGCCAAAAGAAACTAACTTGTGCTtgggacatttgaaaacaaagtgtaagttttgtgttaaatacaaagctaatttatttgccttttactcagaaaataaaaacctatattttcaggaaagtcaatttaacatcagtagaaacagacaacaatgaaatgtgttcattactgaacataattaatagcaaaatgcaaccactgtggttatttgtgaattcactcatgtttttggggggggggggggggggttgtcgggtgtttgagtgaatcccttcccacattcaatgCAGGCGAACGACCTCCCTCCAGTCTGACATCACTGGCATACAATGAGGTGAAATGATCACCTGAACCCAGTTTGAAAGTGAAAGCACTGGAACGGTCTCTCACCTGTGTCAACACATTGATGGATCATCAATTGTTGAggacttttaaagcattttctgcaatctgaacattcaaagttatttcaATAATGTGAGCAAGTTAATGGAGGCTAATTGTTCAGAATCTTtataccatttcccacattctctggTCAGAATTAACTTGCTCGTGTTTCAGCAGGTACAATGATCTGACGAATCTCTTCCTGCACATGAAGCAAGTGAACGGTATCTCCCctgtgtggatgcattggtgtacAGCGAGGTTACATATTCATCTGTACCCAGTCCCATCATGAGAGTATCTTATTGGGCTCTCAacagtgtgaacatgttgatgggacatcagttctccagaacatttacagcatttcctgcagtctgaACATTGAAAAAGGTCTCTCATTAGAATGAACTTTCTGGTGTTTCACCAGGTCAGATGAGTGAATGAAACACTTCCTACATATGGAATagatgaacggtctctccccagtgtgaatgtgctggtgtatTGGGAGTTTAGATGATCGCTTGAGCCGAGTCgcacagtgagagcacctgaatggtttctcactAATGTGAGATATTAGTTCTCTCGAACTTTTCTCgcaattcctagagtgtggatattttaaaggtctctccccagtgtgaacgtgccggtgagtcagcagatgggatgagtgagtgaatcctttcGCACACTCAGAGGAGATGAACTGCCTCTCTCTtatatgaacttgctggtgtgtcagcagactggatgatcaaatgaatccctttccacagtcagggctggtgaacggtctctctccagtgtgaccacactgatgactttccagggaagatggatatttgaattccttctcacagtcctcacatttccatggtttctcagtGCGAACACTGGTTTTGGCTTCCATGATCAAAGCCTGATGATATTCAAGACATGATGAATTCAACATTTCGTTAGAATCTGCAGCGAGATTTGAGTTCACTGACTGCAAATGCTCCAACTTCCTGTAAAATGAATGACAGACAGTAAGAACGAAATGTGGCCCAGAGAGAAAAAGGCAGAACTTTAAAACTGGACTGAatacatctgatcatttgtgCGATAGACAGTGGACAATGCGACCATGAAAGCTCTTGGATTGTTATAACAATAGGACTGGTTCAGTATTAAGCTTCAGTGAAAGGAACTGGCTGCCAAATCTGGGGCTGCATAAAGGTGTTCTTTGTGGGAAAACTGAGAAATACGGAGAGCATTAATGGAGATGGGCTTcatatgggcagcacggtggatcggtcgttagcactgcagcctcacagcaccagggacctgggttcgattccagccttgggcgactgtctgtggagtttgcacattctccctctgtctgtgtcggttttctcccacagtcaaaagatgtgcaggctcggtggattggccatgctaaactgcccatagtgttcaggggtgtgtgggttattgggggatgggtctgggtctgggtgggatgcttcaaggggcggtgtggacttgttggaccgaaggacctgtttccacactgtaggtaatctaattcatctgccagtaattctaacaacctcccaaactcaccagacagaaacacaagatcaggtggtgcatgggaaaaccatcacttccaggactctgagcagcagattcagactggaaaagattattgacttgctcaatatgtcagaatgcattttattaaaaattaaacctgctgaaaaaatagggactctgacagtcagagtttattttagcctctagttcagttagaatgtaatactttgccaatgattttctGTATCATATAACCTACTCTGCAAATAACATCTTTCTTCAGGCTATCTTCAAGGttttgcaagaagaaaataaatgatgaatcatttgtaccttacacattttaattactgtcctcACTGCTTATGACGGGGACTGTACCACATAGTGAATAGAAAATACAGATTGGGCTattattctgcagaaaaaaaatccattccgtTTGCAAGCTGCgccatgactttcattttagcttcccaacccagacaaaatcctctgttaagaacaaagaacaacatagcACAGGAACCAGCCCTTCAGCACTCCAAGCCTATGCCTGCACATTCTAACCCTCCATGCTAAAAATGCCTTGATTCACAGGATCCacattcctctcttcccttcctgttcatgtattcagccaggtgcttcttgactgctgctgctgcgtctgcttccattgcctcctgtggcaacacatttcaggaactcagcaacttttgtgtgaaaagcttgccttgcttatctctttcacacattccccctgcagcttgaacttgtgtcctctggtaatttatccctctgccctgggggaaaaaagtctcatacattccgctctatccatgccattcacaatcttataaacttctctcaggccaccctctcaacctgctgcgtcccagtgtaaacaaaccaagtctttccaacctttcttcaatgctaaactcccccataaccatgcaacatcctgggaaacctattctataccctctccaaagcatccacatccacatgtggtgtccagaactgaatgcaatattctaagtgtggcctgactagagttctacaaagcagcagcataacttgcctgtccatatcgccattgcaccttccaatgaaggcagtcatcccaaaggccttttatactaaattatctacctgcaccatcactttcagtagcctgtggacctgcacacccagatccttctgcatatcaatgttcctaagagttctgccatttactctataatttaaacctgtacctgactttccaaattacatcccctcatatctgtccagattaaactacatgtcatctttctgcccataactccaatttatctatactctgctgtatcatctgacaatccttctcactatctgcaactctaccaacctttgtattgtccgcaaacttatTGATTCGACCAGCCACGTGttcttccaagttatttatatagaccagaaacagcagaggtcccagcactgattcctgtggaacaccactaatcaaaaccctccattctgaaaagtatcttTCCACTGCTACACCCTGTCTTCGATGTAGCTATCTCTCCAGCTCATGTGACATCATCCTTTGTACCAGTTTGCCCTGATAGACTAGTGCGCCATTCTAATGAAGCTTGCACGACTTGAACGCACAgcagctttctttcaatttgacactttccaatcttccagattgaatgtggaattctgcagtcccTGAACCATCAAACAGTTATAAGGATCTGGAAaacttgacctggaaatatgctggtACTAATGTCATGTTCAGATTGTTACTGCTCGTCGTCAATTCCCcactcagtggaaatagtttctctgtaaCTCCCCTGACAGTCACTAATCATATTCCCAAGactttgatcaaaaatatttcttattaatcaatttccagggatacctctctcagaatgaagtgatgtgttttagcagaagggataggaagaggcaataacacaacactaaagagtgtgcagagtctgagggattcacatgcacagatatttgaaagtaataaatagattaattcgtcaaagcaaatttgatgttgattgatttcaaaaaaatactgaatcagcatttgagagaaaaatgcaaaggtgcagggataaaacaagggaataggactgactggattgctccagacatttggcatgggctaaatggtttgcactttttgattttttttaatatgggccTTCTTGTATTCTAAACCTACAGATTCAGTTATCAATCAGGTGAATCTGTGCTACATCCACTCCATAGTTGTTAGACCGTTCCTGACAGCAAGTCCGAGAACTAAAAACAGCTAATCAACTGTAATCTAACCACAGATAGTGTATCTCATTTTCTGATATctcaaatcttttcccacaggcacacacacacacacattcatacctGAACGCTACCACATTCAGATGCTGATAGCATTCAGATACTCATCAATCGAGTTACTCTTTCACTCTTTCTGAGGTTCAAGTCGGCCAAATTCCTCTGCTGACATTGATCTGTAAGAGTGTAAAATCCATCACGATCAATCCAGGACAgagattcagaacagaaaaagaaaagcatttctcttggtttgaagTTGCTGTTCGTAAATCCTGCTCGCCTTCCCCTCGCCCCGTTCCCAACAAGTAAAGGACAAGCGCACTCTCCGCTTCCAGTTGGCCCCGGATAAAGATGGCGGGCTCACACGGCTCAGAAAACATTCGCGGCGCCCAGCCCTGCCTCGGCTAACAAAGGAATTCAGCAATTCCAATCTATTCGTGACAAAACCGGGGTCGGTATTTTTCAATTCAGTGACGGTAGCTACTGTCAGATTTTATAAAGCCTCTCCGCCCACTTCGTGGAATACTCACTCACTTGATTTCTAATTTTCACCTTTCAAATCCTTACCGCGCCTGTTCCTCATCCGATTCCTCCGGCTCTCCTTTGCCTCCGGTACTGCGCATGTTTGAAACGCTTCAGATTGCGCGCGCACCAGTGGGCgtatacattcagagataatggggactgcagatgctggtgaatccgagataactcgTGTGGGTCTGAAATAttagctcttgtgctcctaaaatgcttcttggcctgctgtgttcatccagctccacactttgtcatctgggCAAATGCATTCCCACCCAGAATGCTGGGAAAAACACGCTGCCATTGAGCAGCAATATTGATACAACGAAGATATGAAGGAATATGCCAGGACGAAAGATACAGGAATCCATTGATACAAGTGCATGGTCCCTGTCTGTCCTGGTTCTAATAAACAGcagaacaaagagatatgaacacacactcaacggataaagtgaacaaaatatacacctttcctgtgtagaatatttgaatttcGCCGCAAGAAGAATTCATTTATTGGtgataaaatcatttcaaatttcaaagctgaaCGATGTCAGGTAGGAAAACTAAATAAATCCGTTCTCACACTGAAGTGTGAAGAGTCTTCCTGTGCGGTGACTGTGCTGATACGTCAGTAGTTTAAGATGTTCAGGCAAGCGTGAAATGTTACACACGAGCTTCAGAAGAGACTGAGATGTCAATCACTTCCTGTAATGAGTTTCATTGTCTCAGCACtctttgaataaacaaaagcagactcaatcaactcgaaatattcagcaacagttgaaagagaaatgcactttatattacatgacttctctgcatcagtccacagaaagggaaaattaactctttttctcaagCCAGGGACTTATCATCAagactgaatatttccaatatcttcttgttttatactcagtcaaagaactgatttctgaattgtacaatcaattcatttgtgactcgtatcttttttttgtgtccacacattagtggaaacatcttccgtgTTTAATCTGTCCGTCAGGCTTAGCACAGGAGTTAGATGACAGCTCCAAGAACAAATCAAATCAGCACGGCTATCCTTTGTTTTAAgatgttacttttcttttctctgcaaagaGAAAGAGCGTCCAGAAATGATGCTTGCCTTGTGGGGAGAGAAGATTTCGGAGACACAGTAAAGGAATACAAGTCCAAAGAACTGGACACTATCGTGGCTTGGGCGAACAAGTGACAGGTATCATTTGCTACATATAAATGGCAAGCAATGACATTCTCAAATAAGACAAAATATAATCAcatttctttgacattcaatggcattaccgtcactaaatgccccactgttaacatgcaggtggatcccatttaccagaaactcaactggacttaccagTTATACACAGTGAATACAAGTGTGAGTCAAAACCGATGAAatactgctgtgagtaactcacctgctgacttcccaaagcctgtccatcttccataaaagtgaaatggaataacTTCCCACTGGATGGGTGTAACTGCGTTAAGactgaagaagcttgagaccatccaagacaatgcaaaccacatcactggcactacacccataaacatccaccccctccaccaccaaccttcaGTTACACCAATGGGTTTTGGGTCAGCTGATACACAGGAAAACCAATGACCACCATTCCCCCTGCTGATCGctcagtatcctgacttggaaatgtatcgcaattctttcacagttgctgtgtcaaaattctggaattccctcccaaacaacatagtggggcgaattataaaactaagactgctgcagttcaagaagccagctcaccaccactccctcaaggacaatgagggatgggcaataaatgctggctagctaccaacattcacatcccacaaacaaattaacaaaaaaacaTTGGTGGGCTGCTATCTAAGATGAAGGAGGTAGTTTTTTTATATGAATGCTAAATATATTGATGGTCAACAAGAGAGTCAAAAGGTTATTATGATAAATAGCTTGTGGAGTTGAAGCTACACTCagttcagacatgattttatttaatgaccaAGCAGGCGAGAGTGGCTAAATGGCACATATCTGCTCCTAGTGCTGACATGTACATGTATAGTCATATTGAAGCTATTCACAGACATTCGGGTGTAAGCtcaaaagatcaaaatttaagtaaaagctgagacatttgactgaatgaaatgagacgtCTGTTATCTGCTTGGGATGCTTTTCCTAAATGGGTCCCTGTTAAGCAAGTGTGGTGTCAGGAAGAGACCGTGAAAACAAGAGCTGgagatcaatttattttgaaagggagagaaaaaaggaatGCACTTCCCGGCATtctccaggtgatggtgtttctcctcatctcagtcctaaaatatttaccccatatccttaaactgtagccccttgttctgtaattccccatcattggaacatccttcctgcatctaacttgtccagtcctgtttggaatttggagatttcaatgtgatcccctcattcttctatactccgttgaatacaattttaactgactcaatctctcttcatacgttattcctaccatcccaggagtcaagttggtaaacaCGTGCTGAACGCCGTCGAAAGGAAGAACACTTTTTTTCAGATAGGcatgccaaaactgtacacaatataacaggtgtggacttacttaggccctgtgtaactgcagcaaagcATTCTTGTTCCTTTATTTGGATCCTCACTCTGTGAAGGCCAACAGATAATTTgtttccttactgcctgctgcacttgtgcaCTTACTGTCAGCAACTGGTGCGCAAGGATCCTCTGGTCTCATTGACACTCCCATGTGCCATTCAAACGATaatctgccttgttttttttattgctacaAGATGGATaagcttacatttatccaaatataacgtaaccaatattaattttcacttacaaagcttctccaaatcacactgcaacatgcatgcacccagctttgtgccatctaaaaagtttgaaaaattatatttagtttcctcatctaaatcagcaacgcacattgtgaacagctggggttcaagaacagatccctgttataccccacgagttactgtctgacattgtgaacagctggggttcaagaacagacccctgttataccccactagttactgtctgccatTGGGCAAAAGACACATTTACTTTGAATCCACGTTGACAACGTGCTGACCAGTTTCATAACCAACTCATTACActcaccccaatcccatgcaTTTCAACCGTACACATTAATCTCTAATCGCTTCTTCAAAGGTCTTCATAAAACCTAAGAAACACATCTACTGGGTCACCATGATCAACTCCACTTGTGACATCCTGAAAGGCAGTcatcagatttgtcaagaatgatttcccttttgcaaaTCTATGGAGACTGTTTGCTTCTGTTATTGTATTCTGCGTACTGTGCTCCAAAATTCTTGGCAATGGAATTGTGCATCTTCCATAAGATTTATCTCaaactcactggtccataattaaagggtttttctcttcccttttaaatcttatgaTTACAGTAACTACCCTGTAGTCTGGAGGGACTGTCAAAGTGTCAAAGAAATTGTGGAAGAGAGCcagcaatgcatccattattttgaaGACCCCTTCTTTCAGTCAACTGGGAATGTATGAGCTTTTGATCCCATCAATTTGTCTAAAATCATTTCTTgtgccattataaattcccccGTTTCTGACTGGAATAGACCTATATTAGTTACAACCAATCCTTTCCCCTTTATATACACACAGAATGTTTCCAGTCAGTTGTTACATGcctgcaagtttactctcatactcaacttcccctttttatttaatctcttggtCTTCCTTTGCTAACTTCTAGCCCGGTCCCAATTCTGAGATCTATTTGTTTGCTTGCCAATCTGAATGCCTTTTTTTGCATCTAACATTGACTTTAACTTGCCACTTACGCCATGGTTTGGCTGTTCTTTTTCCTTGTCCTCTTGCAGCatacaggaatgacatttttttgTCGTTCACTGAttcactctttgaatgtttgccattgttgtaTCACTATCAtgtgagaaacatttctcaatccattATACCCAACCTCATGAAGAATTCTGTTATTTTATGGTCATTCATCCCCAAATGGTCTTTCACGATGACATTGTCGATTATTCATTTCTCATTCCTTAAATAC belongs to Stegostoma tigrinum isolate sSteTig4 unplaced genomic scaffold, sSteTig4.hap1 scaffold_203, whole genome shotgun sequence and includes:
- the LOC132207909 gene encoding zinc finger protein 892-like, coding for MRSTGGKGEPEESDEEQARKLEHLQSVNSNLAADSNEMLNSSCLEYHQALIMEAKTSVRTEKPWKCEDCEKEFKYPSSLESHQCGHTGERPFTSPDCGKGFI